From the Oncorhynchus nerka isolate Pitt River linkage group LG20, Oner_Uvic_2.0, whole genome shotgun sequence genome, one window contains:
- the LOC135563000 gene encoding zinc finger protein 227-like, whose translation MALSQTVHFYDYHIYCIQRGKLQAEATGSQGQKRRGRKRKQRRGRGVRNEKTEAKGVKREHSPETEEDAEPSDKELWTSVNERTTVNDSGGVRPSPHCPSSHKNEEELQQPIQNFHSEEHSGHMAKGQNREERSESVPQDSLTPEPSNSSHKRSFRSEEHRGHMAKGQNRKERSESEPQDSLTPEPSNSSHKRSFRSEEHRGHMAKGQNREERSESVPQDSLTPEPSNSSHKRSFRSEEHRGHMAKGQNREERSESVPQDSLTPEPSNSSHKRSFRSEEHRGHMAEGQNRKERSESEPQDSLTPEPSNSSHKRSQRVKACSLCGKTFTDTLGLTRHMRSHIEQMSHQCTQCGIDFEFSEDLEDHQKSSCEEKKTEDGENNNENGEDNGDDYCGESVQQKTELKKNSDLQGDLKQHVKRDTWGCPIKCHVCGKRTTRMLGLRRHLLIHFNNGAYKCSACPKTFISNADLRSHLRSKRSCREKCSDEVITTGLHLKSVPGEYKCPYCGDTFQLPDDLRGHTKDCSRKCHVCGKTTARMLDMRRHMLKHNNNGPYKCPVCPRTFISHTDLKTHLKIKILCRQKCSDVMEKELLSSVDGRSSRFFHETGVMRRCQQPSSSNTGGPSTIGPVLGLKSFEEFLEELSHDSDISMSSEVNRNSLHEDYSQEVSQYQPIKEIDQSNPGEYKCPHCGDTFQFPHDLKGHTKDCSRKCHVCGKTTSKTCDMRRHMLKHYDGPIKCPVCPKSFMFHTDLKKHLKTKRLCREKCSDVMVKELLSTVDGRCRKNVSETGVMARCQQSNSLKSYEEFFEELPRDSDKSMSSGVNLYSLHEDYSDEISQYQPMKDVDLNSLREDYCDEISQCQHIKDIDADEDDTSLEDSGGNEMPNCHTLDERGCD comes from the exons ATGGCTTTGAGTCAGACTGTGCATTTTTATGACTATCATATATATTGTATACAGAGAGGGAAACTGCAGGCTGAGGCAACGGGTTCCCAAGGACAGAAAAGAAGAGGCAGAAAGAGGAAACAGAGAAGAGGACGTGGTGTCAGAAATGAGAAGACCGAGGCAAAGGGTGTGAAAAGAGAGCACTCACCTGAGACTGA GGAAGATGCTGAACCATCAGATAAAGAACTTTGGACCTCTGTCAATGAAAGGACCACTGTCAATGATTCTG GTGGAGTCCGTCCTTCTCCTCATTGTCCATCATCTCATAAAAATGAGGAGGAATTGCAACAGCCCATACAGAACTTTCACTCAGAGGAGCACAGTGGTCATATGGCCAAAGGGCAGAACAGAGAGGAACGGTCAGAGAGTGTACCTCAGGACTCTCTAACTCCTGAGCCATCCAACAGCTCTCACAAAAGAAGCTTTCGCTCAGAGGAGCACAGAGGACATATGGCCAAAGGGCAGAACAGAAAAGAACGGTCAGAGAGTGAACCTCAGGACTCTCTAACTCCTGAGCCATCCAACAGCTCTCACAAAAGAAGCTTTCGCTCAGAGGAGCACAGAGGACATATGGCCAAAGGGCAGAACAGAGAGGAACGGTCAGAGAGTGTACCTCAGGACTCTCTAACTCCTGAGCCATCCAACAGCTCTCACAAAAGAAGCTTTCGTTCAGAGGAGCACAGAGGACATATGGCCAAAGGGCAGAACAGAGAGGAACGGTCAGAGAGTGTACCTCAGGACTCTCTAACTCCTGAGCCATCCAACAGCTCTCACAAAAGAAGCTTTCGCTCAGAGGAGCACAGAGGACATATGGCAGAAGGGCAGAACAGAAAAGAACGGTCAGAGAGTGAACCTCAGGACTCTCTAACTCCTGAGCCATCCAACAGCTCTCACAAGAGAAGCCAACGCGTCAAAGCATGCTCTTTATGTGGCAAGACTTTCACTGACACACTGGGCTTGACAAGACACATGCGATCTCACATTGAGCAGATGTCACATCAATGCACCCAGTGTGGGATAGATTTTGAATTCAGTGAGGACTTAGAGGACCACCAGAAGAGTAGCTGTGAGGAGAAGaagactgaggatggagagaaCAATAACGAGAACGGCGAGGACAATGGGGATGACTACTGTGGAGAAAGTGTCCAGCAAAAAACTGAATTGAAAAAAAATAGTGATCTGCAAGGAGACCTAAAACAACATGTGAAAAGAGACACATGGGGCTGCCCCATAAAGTGCCATGTGTGCGGGAAAAGAACTACTCGTATGCTGGGTTTGCGAAGGCACCTTCTAATTCACTTCAACAATGGAGCATACAAGTGCTCTGCATGTCCAAAGACTTTTATATCAAATGCTGATTTGAGATCGCACCTGAGATCAAAAAGATCTTGCAGGGAGAAATGTTCTGATGAAGTCATTACTACCGGGCTCCACCTCAAATCTGTCCCTGGTGAGTACAAGTGTCCTTACTGTGGGGACACTTTCCAGCTCCCAGATGATCTGAGAGGACACACAAAAGACTGTTCCAGAAAGTGCCATGTGTGTGGGAAAACTACTGCTCGAATGCTGGATATGCGAAGGCACATGTTAAAGCACAACAACAATGGCCCATACAAGTGCCCGGTGTGTCCAAGGACTTTTATATCCCATACTGATTTGAAGACGCACCTGAAAATAAAAATACTTTGTAGGCAGAAATGTTCTGATGTAATGGAGAAGGAGTTACTGTCTTCCGTAGATGGTAGATCTAGTCGTTTTTTTCATGAAACAGGTGTCATGAGAAGGTGCCAACAACCAAGCTCGAGCAACACAGGTGGGCCTTCAACGATCGGGCCTGTGTTGGGCTTGAAGAGCTTTGAAGAGTTCCTTGAAGAGCTCTCTCATGACTCCGACATCAGCATGAGCAGCGAGGTTAACCGGAATAGCCTCCACGAAGACTACAGTCAGGAGGTCAGTCAATACCAACCCATAAAGGAGATTGATCAATCCAACCCGGGTGAATACAAGTGTCCTCACTGTGGGGACACTTTCCAGTTCCCACATGATCTGAAAGGACACACAAAAGACTGTTCCAGAAAGTGCCATGTTTGTGGGAAAACAACTTCGAAGACATGTGACATGCGAAGACACATGTTAAAACACTACGATGGCCCCATCAAGTGCCCGGTGTGTCCGAAGAGTTTTATGTTCCATACTGATTTGAAGAAGCACCTGAAAACGAAAAGACTTTGTAGGGAGAAATGTTCTGATGTGATGGTAAAGGAACTACTGTCTACAGTCGATGGTAGATGTAGGAAAAACGTCAGTGAAACAGGAGTCATGGCAAGGTGCCAACAATCAAACAGTTTGAAGAGCTATGAAGAGTTCTTTGAAGAGCTCCCTCGTGACTCAGATAAGAGCATGAGTAGTGGTGTGAACCTCTATAGCCTCCACGAAGACTACAGTGATGAGATCAGTCAATACCAACCCATGAAGGATGTTGACCTGAATAGCCTCCGCGAAGACTACTGTGATGAGATCAGTCAATGCCAACACATTAAGGACATTGACGCAGATGAGGACGATACGTCTTTGGAAGATTCAGGGGGGAATGAGATGCCCAATTGTCACACCCTGGACGAGAGGGGCTGTGACTAA
- the LOC115102757 gene encoding uncharacterized protein LOC115102757, translating to MQTLREEQGPPLPLSSLRLFVPPLRLVCAALWQVIERRDIMDYGLLEEFATTVLEIVPELMSYRERVQLLLGLRARLVLELCRCDDELCRPDTVQPHLNRMRSCVSNHKGEVSDPNVEASEASFTKLIETLMEEPKERELFFQNVFPEEFGPKYDSTLQILVWEFLSRLEKLLPPPNIKQTASWLNLAPALLEECVQSVAHPEPLQALLHHHKNGKQLDTNALRSTGGDYILSSLSSPTSVKEESASYQAGPERQSYPTMQGYQSPFPCDEPEMSWDCRIADCRVWTVKPPAGSASVEVEVETIDDATDIMVKRKTIVKESIKETRREEALLCPQTRSGLKTSRLTAACLRRQPVLRLNRLDMNNMPFPKSLLTLILRRGRLQAETTRRPGPKRRGRKKKRRRGRGVANEQIETDTLDVSDTPLPKSSLTLTLKRGIVQAEATSSQVPKKRGRKKGQKMGPGITRLKIEKVGVHTLDISDMSLPKTSLKLIIRRGKLQAEATDRKDGQKRRGRKKKWRRGRGVRNETTEAKGVKRERSPETEEDAEPSDNELWTTVNKGATVDESGGVRPSPHCPSSHKREEELQQPIQNFHSEEHSGPMAKGQNREERSESEPQDSLTPEPSNSSHKRSFRSEEHRGHMAKGQNRKERSESVPQDSLTPEPSNSSHKRGFRSEEHRGHMAKGQNREERSESVPQDSLTPEPSNSSHKRSQRVKACSFCGKTFTDTLGLTRHMRSHIEQMPHQCTQCGQDFEFSEDLEEHQKHGCEMNKKDNSEENGDDYCGRTVQQKPDLKKKPDLKRDKKPDLKGGKKPDLKGGKKPDLKGDKKPDLKGDKKPDLKGDKKTDLKGDKKTDLEGDKKPDLEGDKKPDLKGDKKPDLKGDKKPDLKGDKKPDLKGDKKPDLEGDKKSDLEGDKKPDLKGDKKPDLEGDKKPDLKGDKKPDLEGDKKPDLEGDKKPDLKGDTQDCSIKCHVCGKITTRMLGLRRHLLIHFNNGAYKCSACPKTFISNADLRSHLRSKRSCREKCSDEVITTGLHLKSVPGEYKCPYCGDTFQLPDDLRGHTKDCSRKCHVCGKTTARMLDMRRHMLKHNNNGPYKCPVCPRTFISHTDLKMHLKTKKLCREKCSDVMMNELLSSADGKCRENVNEAGVMTRCQQPSSNNTARPLKSIEEFFEEFSHDLQQSDNSISSEVNLNSLNSLDEDYSDEISQYQPMKDVDLNCLHEDSIMTTEDYSDEIGQYPPVKDIDLNTLHEDYSQAEISQYPPVKDVDPVEDRRSVDDSGGNEMANDKEPNSTECLTEEQVSHTEACPLQDSQSETSGEVKNEIQVIPVSTIDTTILKALQFEVLRK from the exons gtccccctcttcctctgtcgTCTCTGCGTCTTTTTGTTCCGCCACTGCGGCTGGTGTGTGCAGCTCTGTGGCAGGTGATCGAGCGGAGAGACATCATGGACTATGGGCTGCTGGAGGAGTTTGCCACCACCGTGTTGGAAATAGTCCCGGAGCTAATGAGTTACAGAGAGAGGGTCCAGCTCCTCCTGGGACTAAGAGCACGG CTGGTCCTAGAGTTATGTCGCTGTGATGATGAGTTGTGTCGCCCTGACACCGTTCAGCCACACCTGAACAGGATGAGGAGCTGTGTCTCCAATCATAAGGGAGAG GTTTCAGATCCAAATGTGGAAGCATCAGAGGCGAGCTTCACGAAGCTGATTGAAACCCTAATGGAGGAGCCAAAGGAGAGGGAACTCTTCTTCCAG AATGTTTTTCCAGAGGAGTTTGGCCCCAAGTATGACTCAACACTGCAGATTCTTGTGTGGGAGTTCCTTTCCAGACTGGAGAAACTGCTTCCTCCTCCAAACATTAAACAG ACTGCATCGTGGCTCAACCTGGCCCCTGCTCTCTTAGAGGAGTGTGTGCAGTCTGTGGCTCACCCTGAGCCATTACAGGCTCTCCTCCATCACCATAAAAATGGAAAACAGTTAGACACCAATG CTCTAAGGTCCACTGGTGGTGACTACATCCTCTCTTCACTGTCTTCCCCTACCTCTGTGAAGGAAGAAAGTGCCTCTTACCAagctggcccagagagacagtcCTATCCCACCATGCAGGGATATCAAAGCCCTTTCCCATGTGATGAACCAGAGATGAGCTGGGACTGCCGAATTGCAGATTGTAGGGTCTGGACTGTAAAGCCACCAGCTGGTTCTGCTTCTGTGGAGGTCGAGGTCGAGACTATAGACGACGCCACTGATATAATGGTTAAACGCAAGACAATCGTCAAAGAGTCGATCAAAGAGACTAGGAGAGAAGAAGCTCTTCTCTGCCCTCAGACACGCAGCGGGCTGAAAACCAGCCGCTTGACAGCTGCCTGTCTGCGCCGTCAGCCTGTACTGCGTTTGAACAGGCTTGACATGAACAATATGCCGTTCCCCAAGTCCTTGCTAACACTGATTCTAAGGAGGGGGAGACTGCAGGCTGAGACGACGAGACGCCCAGGACCGAAAAGAAGAGGCAGGAAGAAGAAACGGAGACGAGGACGTGGTGTTGCAAACGAGCAGATTGAAACAGACACACTGGACGTAAGCGACACGCCGCTACCCAAGTCATCACTAACACTGACCCTAAAGAGAGGGATAGTGCAGGCTGAGGCGACGAGTTCCCAGGTACCGaaaaagagaggcagaaagaAAGGACAGAAAATGGGACCTGGTATCACAAGGTTAAAGATCGAAAAGGTTGGAGTACATACGCTTGACATTAGCGATATGTCATTGCCCAAGACCTCGCTAAAGCTGATCATAAGGAGAGGGAAGCTGCAGGCCGAGGCAACGGACAGAAAAGATGGACAGAAAAGAAGAGGCAGAAAGAAAAAATGGAGGAGAGGACGTGGTGTCAGAAATGAGACGACTGAAGCAAAGGGTGTGAAAAGAGAGCGGTCACCTGAAACGGA GGAAGATGCCGAACCATCAGATAATGAACTTTGGACCACTGTCAACAAAGGGGCCACTGTCGATGAGTCTG GTGGAGTCCGTCCTTCTCCTCATTGTCCATCATCTCATAAGAGGGAGGAGGAATTGCAACAGCCCATACAGAACTTTCACTCAGAGGAGCACAGTGGTCCTATGGCCAAAGGGCAGAACAGAGAGGAACGGTCAGAGAGTGAACCTCAGGACTCTCTAACTCCTGAGCCATCCAACAGCTCTCACAAAAGAAGCTTTCGCTCAGAGGAGCACAGAGGACATATGGCCAAAGGGCAGAACAGAAAAGAACGCTCAGAGAGTGTACCTCAGGACTCTCTAACTCCTGAGCCATCCAACAGCTCTCACAAAAGAGGCTTTCGCTCAGAGGAGCACAGAGGACATATGGCCAAAGGGCAGAACAGAGAGGAACGGTCAGAGAGTGTACCTCAGGACTCTCTAACTCCTGAGCCATCCAACAGCTCTCACAAGAGAAGCCAACGCGTCAAAGCATGCTCTTTCTGTGGCAAGACTTTCACTGACACACTGGGCTTGACAAGACACATGCGATCTCACATTGAGCAGATGCCACATCAATGCACCCAGTGTGGGCAAGACTTTGAATTCAGTGAGGACTTAGAGGAACACCAGAAGCATGGCTGTGAGATGAACAAAAAGGATAATAGTGAGGAAAATGGTGATGACTATTGTGGGAGAACTGTACAGCAAAAACCTGATCTGAAAAAAAAACCTGATCTAAAAAGAGACAAAAAACCTGATCTGAAAGGAGGCAAAAAACCTGATCTGAAAGGAGGCAAAAAACCTGATCTGAAAGGAGACAAAAAACCTGATCTGAAAGGAGACAAAAAACCTGATCTGAAAGGGGACAAAAAAACTGATCTGAAAGGGGACAAAAAAACTGATCTGGAAGGGGACAAAAAACCTGATCTGGAAGGGGACAAAAAACCTGATCTGAAAGGAGACAAAAAACCTGATCTGAAAGGAGACAAAAAACCTGATCTGAAAGGAGACAAAAAACCTGATCTGAAAGGAGACAAAAAACCTGATCTGGAAGGGGACAAAAAATCTGATCTGGAAGGAGACAAAAAACCTGACCTGAAAGGAGACAAAAAACCTGATCTGGAAGGAGACAAAAAACCTGATCTGAAAGGGGACAAAAAACCTGATCTGGAAGGGGACAAAAAACCTGATCTGGAAGGGGACAAAAAACCTGATCTGAAAGGAGACACACAAGACTGCTCCATAAAGTGCCATGTGTGCGGGAAAATAACTACTCGTATGCTGGGTTTGCGAAGGCACCTTCTAATTCACTTCAACAATGGAGCATACAAGTGCTCTGCATGTCCAAAGACTTTTATATCAAATGCTGATTTGAGATCGCACCTGAGATCAAAAAGATCTTGCAGGGAGAAATGTTCTGATGAAGTCATTACTACCGGGCTCCACCTCAAATCTGTCCCTGGTGAGTACAAGTGTCCTTACTGTGGGGACACTTTCCAGCTCCCAGATGATCTGAGAGGACACACAAAAGACTGTTCCAGAAAGTGCCATGTGTGTGGGAAAACTACTGCTCGAATGCTGGATATGCGAAGGCACATGTTAAAGCACAACAACAATGGCCCATACAAGTGCCCGGTGTGTCCAAGGACTTTTATATCCCATACTGATTTGAAGATGcacctaaaaacaaaaaaactttGTCGGGAGAAATGTTCTGATGTAATGATGAATGAATTACTCTCTTCAGCAGATGGTAAATGTAGGGAAAATGTCAATGAAGCAGGAGTCATGACAAGGTGCCAACAACCAAGCTCTAACAACACAGCCAGGCCTTTGAAGAGCATTGAAGAGTTCTTTGAAGAATTCTCTCATGACTTGCAGCAGTCCGATAACAGCATAAGTAGTGAAGTGAACCTGAATAGCCTGAATAGCCTCGACGAAGACTACAGTGACGAGATCAGTCAATACCAACCCATGAAGGATGTTGACCTGAATTGCCTCCACGAAGACTCCATCATGACCACTGAAGACTACAGTGACGAGATCGGTCAATACCCACCCGTTAAGGACATTGACTTGAATACCCTCCATGAAGACTACAGTCAGGCTGAGATCAGTCAATACCCACCCGTTAAGGACGTTGACCCAGTGGAGGACAGAAGGTCTGTGGATGATTCAGGGGGAAATGAGATGGCCAATGACAAAGAACCAAACTCAACCGAATGCTTAACAGAGGAGCAGGTGTCCCACACTGAGGCATGCCCTCTCCaggattctcaatcagagacgagCGGAGAAGTGAAGAACGAGATACAGGTGATACCGGTATCAACAATAGATACGACAATATTAAAGGCACTGCAATTTGAGGTTTTAAGAAAATGA